The following are encoded together in the Tatumella ptyseos genome:
- the purF gene encoding amidophosphoribosyltransferase yields the protein MCGIVGISGFLPVNQAIYDALTVLQHRGQDAAGICTIDQLNCFRLRKANGLVSDVFEARHMQRLQGTMGIGHVRYPTAGSSSASEAQPFYVNSPYGITLAHNGNLTNAHELRTRLFEQGRRHINTTSDSEVLLNVFAQELDRFQDYPLTADNIFTAIECMHRQIRGAYAVVAMLIGHGMIAFRDPNGIRPLVLGKRQLPDGRTEYMVASESVALDTLGFEFIRDVVAGEAVYITEQGELFTRQCADNPKNNPCLFEYVYFARPDSFIDKISVYNARIRMGTKLGEKIAREWADLDIDVVIPIPETSTDVALEIARILDKPYRQGFVKNRYVGRTFIMPGQQLRRSAVRRKLNANRAEFRDKNVLLVDDSIVRGTTSEQIIEMAREAGAKRVYLASAAPEIRFPNVYGIDMPSVNELIAHGREVDEICELIKADALIFQDLDDLIEAVKEENPDISDFECSVFNGVYVTQDVNQEYLDYLQSLRKDDVQAVARQNEVEGLELHNEG from the coding sequence ATGTGTGGGATTGTCGGTATCAGTGGTTTTTTACCTGTAAACCAAGCAATTTATGATGCGTTAACGGTGCTGCAACACCGCGGTCAAGATGCGGCAGGCATTTGTACTATTGATCAGCTCAATTGCTTTCGCTTACGTAAAGCGAATGGACTCGTCAGTGATGTGTTCGAGGCACGTCACATGCAACGGCTTCAAGGAACAATGGGTATTGGCCACGTCCGTTACCCTACAGCAGGTAGTTCAAGTGCTTCGGAAGCCCAGCCGTTCTATGTCAACTCTCCATACGGTATTACGTTGGCACATAATGGCAACTTAACCAATGCACATGAGTTGAGAACACGGTTGTTTGAACAAGGGCGCCGCCATATCAATACAACCTCTGACTCTGAAGTTCTGCTCAATGTCTTTGCTCAAGAGCTCGATCGTTTCCAAGATTATCCCTTAACAGCGGATAATATCTTTACCGCTATCGAGTGTATGCACCGCCAGATTCGTGGCGCTTATGCTGTTGTAGCGATGTTGATTGGCCACGGTATGATTGCTTTTCGGGATCCGAACGGTATTCGTCCTCTGGTGTTAGGTAAGCGTCAATTACCTGATGGCCGTACAGAATATATGGTGGCATCTGAGAGTGTTGCCTTAGATACACTGGGCTTTGAGTTTATTCGTGATGTAGTGGCGGGTGAAGCGGTCTATATCACTGAGCAAGGTGAACTCTTTACGCGCCAATGCGCTGACAATCCGAAGAATAATCCCTGCTTATTCGAGTATGTGTATTTCGCTCGTCCCGATTCTTTTATCGATAAAATCTCCGTTTACAATGCAAGAATACGCATGGGGACTAAGTTAGGGGAAAAGATTGCTCGTGAATGGGCTGACCTCGATATTGATGTAGTCATTCCTATTCCTGAAACTTCGACGGATGTTGCACTGGAAATTGCTCGAATTCTCGATAAACCCTATCGTCAGGGATTTGTGAAAAACCGTTATGTAGGACGGACTTTCATCATGCCGGGACAGCAGTTACGCCGCAGCGCAGTCCGCCGTAAACTCAACGCCAATCGCGCAGAGTTCCGTGATAAGAACGTGCTATTGGTCGATGACTCCATTGTGCGTGGGACGACTTCTGAGCAAATCATTGAGATGGCTCGAGAAGCCGGCGCTAAGCGAGTTTATCTTGCGTCAGCGGCACCCGAAATTCGCTTCCCGAATGTTTACGGTATCGATATGCCAAGTGTGAATGAATTAATTGCGCATGGCAGAGAAGTGGATGAAATCTGTGAATTGATCAAAGCGGACGCGCTTATCTTCCAAGATCTTGATGATCTGATCGAGGCAGTTAAGGAAGAGAACCCGGATATTTCAGATTTTGAATGTTCAGTTTTCAATGGTGTCTACGTGACACAAGATGTTAATCAAGAGTATTTGGATTATCTGCAATCACTGCGTAAAGATGATGTGCAAGCGGTGGCCCGACAAAATGAAGTGGAAGGGCTAGAGCTTCATAACGAAGGTTAA
- the cvpA gene encoding colicin V production protein, with protein MNWIDYAILGIIGLSSLVSLIRGFVREALSLITWGCAFFVASHYYPLLADWFSGFEQPMVRNGIAIAVLFITTLIVGALVNYVIGSLVDKTGLSGTDRVLGVCFGALRGGLIVAAILFFLDTFTGFSKSIDWTQSQLIPQFSIVIRWFFDYLQSTSSFLPR; from the coding sequence ATGAATTGGATTGATTACGCCATATTAGGCATCATTGGACTCTCTTCATTAGTCAGTCTCATCCGAGGATTTGTGAGGGAAGCCCTCTCATTAATTACCTGGGGTTGTGCATTTTTCGTCGCGAGCCATTACTACCCTTTACTGGCAGATTGGTTTTCGGGTTTTGAACAACCCATGGTCCGAAATGGTATTGCCATTGCGGTGCTCTTTATCACCACGCTAATTGTGGGCGCTCTGGTCAATTATGTGATTGGTAGTTTAGTGGATAAAACCGGCCTGTCAGGAACCGATCGGGTATTAGGGGTCTGTTTCGGCGCGCTACGCGGCGGGTTAATTGTCGCAGCTATCCTCTTCTTTCTCGACACTTTTACGGGATTTTCCAAAAGTATCGATTGGACACAGTCACAGTTGATTCCACAGTTCAGTATTGTCATCAGATGGTTTTTTGACTATCTGCAGAGCACATCGAGTTTTCTACCCCGATAG
- the dedD gene encoding cell division protein DedD: protein MASKFQNRMAGTIILVALGVIILPGLLDGKKKHYHEEFAAIPLVPKPGDQLNDEMVPPVTQPIPSKTIRQQAAQHIPADGSAQEASRGSVTSQPQAGMNSTQLQMQRAQEQLAQREAQRLKDQARQQQEAQRQAQAKQQQLAAQQQQAEAQQRQQTAAQSNASSTPTGQAYVIQLGALRNASRVSEVVEQLRGAGFKAYSIPATPVQGQINRILVGPDTSKSHLQSQVAELKAKTGLFGVVMPYRVH, encoded by the coding sequence GTGGCCAGTAAATTTCAAAATCGGATGGCGGGAACTATCATTCTGGTGGCTCTCGGTGTGATTATTTTACCCGGCTTACTGGATGGCAAAAAAAAGCATTATCATGAAGAGTTTGCGGCTATCCCCTTGGTTCCTAAACCAGGTGATCAACTGAATGATGAGATGGTTCCACCTGTTACTCAGCCAATCCCGTCGAAAACCATTCGTCAGCAGGCAGCCCAACACATACCCGCCGATGGTAGTGCGCAAGAAGCTTCCCGCGGGAGTGTTACGTCGCAACCTCAAGCAGGGATGAATAGCACACAGCTACAGATGCAACGTGCCCAAGAGCAGCTGGCGCAGCGCGAAGCGCAACGTCTAAAAGACCAAGCACGTCAACAGCAAGAAGCTCAGCGTCAGGCGCAAGCGAAGCAACAACAGTTAGCCGCACAGCAACAGCAGGCTGAGGCGCAGCAACGTCAACAAACCGCTGCACAGAGTAACGCCTCATCAACGCCGACCGGTCAGGCCTACGTGATTCAGCTTGGGGCCTTACGTAATGCTTCTCGCGTTTCTGAAGTGGTTGAACAGCTTCGCGGCGCAGGCTTCAAAGCTTATTCCATTCCCGCTACACCGGTACAAGGGCAAATTAACCGTATTCTCGTAGGGCCAGATACCTCGAAGAGTCATCTTCAGTCTCAGGTGGCTGAGTTGAAGGCTAAAACAGGACTATTTGGAGTGGTCATGCCTTACCGGGTGCATTAA
- the folC gene encoding bifunctional tetrahydrofolate synthase/dihydrofolate synthase, which yields MSKPQSPHSSSSLQEWLDYLEQLHGQAIELGLDRIRHVATKLNLLKPAPFVFTVGGTNGKGTTCRTLEVLLMAAGYRVGVYSSPHFIRYSERVRINGQELSEQHHISSFHSLNEGRGETSLTFFEFSTLSALQLFKQADLDVVILEVGLGGRLDATNIVDADVAVLTSIALDHTDWLGPDRESIGREKAGIFRQGKPAVVGEPDMPVTISKVAQDKGAILLSRDKEWSFSASSQSWQFQDIQGKLIELPLPQVPLANAATALAALRVSGLTLSEAVLRESIATATLPGRFQILQHSPMVILDVAHNPHAARYLVDKIKQLAPAGKLRGVLGMLHDKDIDGTVTILSEVVDHWYCASLEGPRGATAQRLQQILPAANGYQTVEQAWYAALAQADAADVVLVCGSFHTVAAVMALSDKEQ from the coding sequence ATGTCTAAGCCTCAGTCTCCACACTCGTCTTCCTCACTTCAGGAATGGCTGGATTATCTTGAACAATTGCATGGTCAAGCCATCGAACTTGGTTTAGATCGTATCCGCCACGTTGCGACCAAGCTGAATCTGCTTAAGCCGGCCCCCTTTGTGTTTACGGTAGGGGGGACTAATGGTAAGGGAACCACGTGTCGTACATTAGAAGTCTTATTAATGGCGGCAGGATACCGGGTTGGGGTATATAGCTCGCCACACTTTATTCGTTACTCTGAGCGTGTGCGGATCAACGGCCAGGAATTGAGTGAACAGCACCACATCTCAAGCTTCCATAGCCTTAACGAAGGACGTGGTGAGACGTCGTTGACCTTTTTTGAATTTAGCACCTTGTCGGCATTACAGTTGTTTAAGCAAGCTGACTTAGATGTCGTGATCTTAGAAGTAGGGTTAGGTGGTCGACTTGATGCGACAAATATAGTTGATGCTGACGTCGCAGTACTCACCTCTATCGCACTTGATCACACTGACTGGTTAGGGCCTGACAGGGAAAGTATTGGCCGCGAAAAAGCCGGTATTTTTCGTCAAGGCAAACCTGCAGTGGTAGGCGAACCCGATATGCCAGTGACTATTAGTAAGGTCGCACAAGATAAAGGGGCGATTCTATTATCACGGGATAAAGAGTGGTCCTTTAGTGCCTCGTCTCAAAGTTGGCAGTTCCAAGATATTCAAGGAAAGTTGATAGAATTACCGCTACCGCAGGTACCGCTAGCGAATGCCGCGACTGCGCTTGCTGCATTGCGTGTCTCTGGGCTGACGCTAAGCGAAGCCGTACTCAGAGAGTCTATTGCAACGGCAACCTTACCGGGGCGTTTTCAGATCTTGCAACACTCGCCAATGGTGATTCTTGATGTCGCGCATAACCCTCATGCGGCGCGTTACCTGGTCGATAAAATTAAACAGCTCGCGCCTGCAGGAAAATTACGAGGCGTTTTGGGGATGCTTCACGATAAAGATATTGACGGTACTGTCACGATATTATCTGAAGTGGTCGATCACTGGTATTGTGCCAGCTTAGAAGGTCCCCGCGGTGCCACAGCACAACGGTTACAGCAGATTTTACCGGCTGCTAACGGTTATCAGACGGTAGAGCAAGCTTGGTATGCAGCCTTAGCACAGGCTGATGCGGCAGATGTTGTCTTAGTTTGTGGATCTTTTCATACCGTTGCGGCGGTAATGGCGTTGAGCGATAAGGAGCAGTAA
- the accD gene encoding acetyl-CoA carboxylase, carboxyltransferase subunit beta, with the protein MSWIERILNKTNVAPARKASIPEGIWTKCTSCGQVLYRAELERNLEVCPKCDHHMRMHGRDRLNAFLDQGTTLELGSELEPRDLLKFRDSKKYKDRIVAAQKETGEKDALIAMKGQLHGMPVVAVAFEFSFMGGSMGAVVGARFVRAAEQALEEGCPLICFSASGGARMQEALTSLMQMAKTSAALAKMRDRGLPYISVLTDPTMGGVSASFAMLGDLNIGEPKALIGFAGPRVIEQTVREKLPPGFQRSEFLIEKGAIDMIIRRPELRFKLASLLAKMMNLPAPLPEELPPAPEKVEQSPSDA; encoded by the coding sequence ATGAGCTGGATTGAACGAATTCTTAACAAAACAAATGTTGCCCCTGCCCGTAAGGCGAGTATTCCTGAAGGGATTTGGACAAAGTGTACAAGTTGTGGTCAAGTACTCTATCGTGCTGAGCTAGAACGTAATCTCGAAGTCTGTCCTAAATGTGATCATCACATGCGTATGCATGGGCGTGATCGCTTGAATGCTTTTCTCGATCAGGGTACGACTCTTGAGCTAGGCAGCGAATTGGAACCGCGTGATTTACTGAAATTCCGCGATTCCAAAAAGTATAAAGACCGTATCGTAGCGGCGCAAAAAGAGACCGGTGAAAAAGACGCTCTGATTGCAATGAAAGGTCAGCTGCATGGTATGCCAGTTGTGGCGGTTGCTTTCGAATTCTCCTTCATGGGTGGTTCGATGGGAGCAGTGGTCGGGGCGCGTTTTGTAAGAGCCGCCGAACAAGCATTAGAAGAGGGGTGTCCACTCATCTGTTTCTCCGCCAGTGGTGGGGCACGTATGCAAGAAGCGTTAACGTCATTAATGCAAATGGCCAAAACGAGCGCAGCCTTAGCTAAAATGCGTGATCGGGGTCTGCCGTATATTTCGGTACTGACTGACCCAACAATGGGCGGTGTCTCAGCAAGCTTTGCAATGCTCGGCGATCTCAATATTGGTGAGCCCAAAGCACTGATTGGTTTTGCAGGCCCGCGTGTTATAGAGCAGACGGTACGTGAGAAATTACCACCGGGCTTCCAGCGCAGTGAGTTCCTCATCGAGAAAGGGGCGATCGATATGATTATTCGCCGACCTGAATTACGCTTCAAGCTGGCGAGCCTACTTGCCAAGATGATGAACCTTCCGGCACCACTTCCTGAAGAGCTTCCGCCAGCCCCTGAAAAGGTTGAGCAATCGCCTAGCGACGCTTAA
- a CDS encoding DedA family protein, which translates to MLSMIIDFILHIDVHLTALIAHYGLWVYAILFLIIFCETGLVVTPFLPGDSLLFIAGALAVLPSNALNVHMMVGLLVIAAVLGDALNYTIGRLFGEKLFSRPNSRIFRQSYLDKTHQFYDKHGGKTIILARFVPIVRTFAPFVAGMGRMSYRQFGFYNLIGGVCWVALFSYAGAIFGDLPVVKSNINLLIVAIIVVSVLPGIIEVIRHRMKKNNTDPAS; encoded by the coding sequence ATGCTATCAATGATTATTGATTTTATATTGCATATTGATGTTCATCTAACAGCGTTGATCGCGCATTATGGTTTATGGGTTTACGCCATTCTGTTTCTCATTATTTTTTGTGAGACTGGGCTTGTGGTAACGCCTTTTCTTCCTGGTGACTCTCTGCTATTTATTGCGGGAGCGCTCGCTGTTTTACCTAGCAATGCGTTAAATGTGCATATGATGGTGGGATTATTAGTGATTGCTGCGGTACTGGGTGATGCACTGAACTACACCATCGGACGTTTATTTGGCGAAAAGCTCTTTAGTCGCCCAAATTCCCGTATTTTTCGCCAGAGCTATCTCGATAAAACTCACCAGTTTTACGATAAACATGGCGGTAAAACCATTATCCTCGCGCGCTTCGTTCCCATCGTCAGAACCTTCGCCCCTTTCGTCGCCGGGATGGGTCGGATGAGCTATCGCCAATTTGGATTCTATAACCTGATCGGCGGCGTATGCTGGGTGGCATTATTTAGCTACGCTGGCGCTATTTTCGGTGATCTACCGGTGGTGAAAAGCAATATCAACCTATTAATCGTTGCGATTATAGTGGTCTCGGTACTGCCTGGCATTATTGAAGTGATCCGCCACCGGATGAAAAAGAATAATACAGATCCTGCATCATAA
- the truA gene encoding tRNA pseudouridine(38-40) synthase TruA, with protein sequence MSTAEAPYKIALGIEYDGSRYYGWQRQREVRSVQQVLEKALTQVANHPIDVFCAGRTDAGVHGTGQVVHFETQAKRADAAWTLGVNANLPDDVAVRWVKAVPDDFHARFSATARRYRYVIYNERLRPAILGKGLTHFYHPLDTEKMHRAAQSLLGENDFTSFRAVQCQSRTPWRNISHIQVLRQGSFVIVDIKANAFVHHMVRNIVGSLLEVGMGNQPEQWIAELLALRDRTKAAATARAEGLYLVAVDYPDHFDLPTPALGPLFLADNNYFPQ encoded by the coding sequence ATGTCGACAGCCGAAGCGCCGTACAAAATTGCACTAGGGATTGAGTACGATGGCAGCCGATATTATGGTTGGCAACGCCAACGAGAAGTACGTAGTGTCCAACAGGTACTTGAAAAAGCGCTGACCCAAGTGGCGAATCATCCCATCGATGTGTTTTGTGCGGGACGAACGGATGCAGGGGTACACGGTACGGGGCAAGTGGTCCACTTTGAAACACAAGCTAAGCGGGCAGATGCCGCTTGGACATTAGGGGTCAATGCAAACTTACCTGATGATGTTGCAGTACGCTGGGTTAAAGCGGTACCGGATGACTTCCACGCACGCTTTAGCGCGACTGCAAGGCGTTATCGCTATGTCATTTATAATGAGCGCTTACGTCCAGCAATCTTAGGGAAGGGCTTAACGCATTTTTATCATCCCTTGGACACCGAGAAAATGCATCGTGCGGCACAGAGCCTGCTTGGCGAGAACGATTTTACTTCGTTTAGAGCGGTTCAGTGCCAATCACGCACGCCATGGCGCAATATTTCACATATTCAAGTTTTACGCCAAGGTAGCTTCGTAATTGTCGACATCAAAGCCAATGCTTTCGTCCATCATATGGTGCGTAATATTGTTGGCAGTCTACTGGAAGTAGGGATGGGAAATCAGCCTGAACAGTGGATTGCCGAGCTATTAGCGCTACGCGATCGAACTAAAGCGGCGGCAACGGCGAGAGCGGAAGGACTTTACTTAGTCGCGGTGGACTATCCTGACCACTTCGACTTACCGACACCTGCGCTAGGGCCATTGTTCCTCGCAGATAATAATTACTTTCCTCAGTAA
- a CDS encoding aspartate-semialdehyde dehydrogenase, whose amino-acid sequence MSQGWNIAILGATGAVGRALIECLEQRQFAVGELTLLATEESAGEAIRFAGKNYLVQDARNHEWSDSQLAFFVAGQQASADYADLAAEAGCIVIDSSGLFALAHDVPLAVVGVNDNTLADYRNRNIIAVADSQVSQLMNAITPLNEAASVQSIQLTELLSVSAQGKIAVDALAGESARLLNGIPPESYHFGRQLAFNMMPLAIDEQGSVAAERRVVDQVRKILQDESFPLSVTSLQAPVFYGNAQSVRVITARPLEVDEAQHVLGEQADLAVSEEHDFPTPVSEGTGQDQLYIGAIRQDYGQPEGLQFWSVADNVRYGGALMAVKTAERLIEDYL is encoded by the coding sequence ATGTCCCAGGGTTGGAATATTGCTATTTTAGGTGCGACCGGAGCCGTTGGCCGTGCGTTAATTGAGTGTTTAGAGCAGCGTCAGTTTGCGGTAGGTGAACTTACCCTATTGGCCACTGAAGAGAGTGCAGGGGAAGCTATCCGTTTTGCTGGGAAAAATTATCTCGTTCAGGATGCGCGCAACCATGAGTGGAGCGACAGTCAATTAGCCTTTTTTGTCGCGGGACAACAAGCCAGTGCAGACTATGCGGACCTCGCCGCGGAAGCCGGATGTATTGTCATCGATAGCAGTGGTCTCTTTGCGTTAGCCCATGATGTTCCCTTAGCCGTGGTTGGCGTCAATGACAACACACTTGCCGATTACCGTAATCGTAACATTATTGCGGTTGCCGATAGCCAAGTGAGCCAGTTGATGAATGCGATCACTCCTCTTAATGAGGCTGCCAGCGTTCAATCCATCCAGCTGACTGAACTGTTATCAGTTTCTGCTCAAGGGAAAATTGCGGTCGATGCGTTGGCGGGTGAAAGCGCACGCTTACTCAACGGCATCCCTCCGGAGAGCTATCATTTTGGTCGTCAGCTCGCCTTCAATATGATGCCGTTAGCGATTGATGAGCAGGGTAGTGTCGCGGCAGAACGCCGTGTCGTGGACCAAGTCCGTAAGATCCTACAAGACGAAAGTTTCCCTTTAAGTGTGACTTCGCTCCAAGCGCCGGTATTTTATGGTAATGCGCAAAGTGTGCGGGTGATAACGGCGCGTCCCCTTGAGGTAGATGAAGCCCAACACGTCTTGGGTGAGCAAGCTGATCTGGCAGTGAGTGAAGAACACGACTTCCCGACACCAGTAAGTGAAGGCACAGGTCAAGACCAGCTTTATATTGGTGCTATTCGTCAAGATTATGGACAGCCTGAAGGGTTACAATTCTGGTCAGTAGCGGATAACGTCCGTTACGGGGGGGCCTTAATGGCAGTGAAAACGGCAGAACGCCTGATTGAGGATTATCTGTAA
- the pdxB gene encoding 4-phosphoerythronate dehydrogenase PdxB, which yields MKIVVDENMPYAQELFSRKGEVIRVPGRPLPVSELQDAQALMVRSVTPVNTQLVTNTPLTFVGSATAGTDHVELADLEAAGVAFSAAPGCNAIAVVEYVLSALLLLAERDGYALCDKTIGIVGVGNVGSRLQRRCEALGMRVLLCDPPRADRGDDEEFLPLLTLAKQADILTFHTPLIKQGAYQTWHCVDRSLLERLRPGCVLINACRGAVVDNQALKQVLTEREDLSVVLDVWEPEPHLDQQLLSHVDIATAHIAGYTLEGKVRGTTQLYEAWTAFIGQPENIALSDLLPQPDISVVNVTGEFSQSLLKRLAHLVYDVRRDDALLRLHIADEGGFDRLRKQYQERREWSSLTVSCSNASTAERLRELGFNTLYCA from the coding sequence ATGAAAATTGTTGTCGATGAAAATATGCCTTATGCGCAGGAGTTATTCAGCCGTAAAGGAGAAGTGATACGTGTGCCAGGGCGGCCTCTTCCGGTAAGTGAATTACAGGATGCCCAAGCACTTATGGTCCGTTCGGTCACACCGGTCAATACGCAATTGGTTACCAATACGCCTCTGACATTTGTGGGCTCGGCGACAGCTGGCACCGATCATGTGGAACTTGCCGATCTTGAGGCAGCAGGGGTCGCGTTTTCAGCAGCACCCGGTTGTAATGCGATTGCGGTAGTAGAATATGTCCTATCCGCGCTACTCCTCTTGGCTGAACGCGATGGTTATGCATTATGTGATAAAACAATCGGTATTGTAGGGGTAGGAAATGTGGGTAGTCGCCTACAAAGACGTTGTGAAGCCTTAGGGATGAGGGTCCTGTTATGTGATCCACCCAGAGCTGATCGTGGTGATGATGAAGAGTTCCTCCCCTTATTAACGTTAGCGAAGCAAGCTGATATCCTTACGTTTCATACTCCTTTGATTAAACAAGGCGCCTATCAAACCTGGCATTGCGTTGACCGAAGCCTGCTGGAAAGGTTACGCCCAGGTTGCGTACTGATTAATGCTTGCCGAGGCGCGGTGGTCGATAACCAAGCCCTCAAACAGGTATTGACCGAACGTGAAGATCTGAGTGTCGTACTCGATGTGTGGGAACCAGAACCGCATTTAGACCAACAACTCCTCTCTCACGTTGATATCGCCACCGCGCATATTGCGGGCTATACCTTAGAAGGCAAAGTTCGTGGTACCACTCAACTTTATGAGGCGTGGACCGCATTTATCGGACAGCCAGAGAACATTGCCCTGAGTGATCTACTCCCCCAACCTGATATCAGTGTTGTGAACGTTACCGGAGAGTTTTCGCAGTCACTTCTAAAACGTTTAGCTCATCTCGTGTATGATGTGCGCCGCGATGATGCATTGCTCAGGCTTCACATTGCTGATGAAGGTGGATTTGACCGGTTAAGAAAACAGTATCAAGAGCGCCGTGAGTGGTCTTCATTAACCGTTAGCTGTTCAAACGCCTCGACCGCCGAACGACTCCGTGAACTCGGATTTAATACCTTGTACTGTGCTTAG
- the flk gene encoding flagella biosynthesis regulator Flk, which yields MQPLSGPRGFTDGPLRHDSTSPNSLKAKPLHSEALTSAQRTALERIIVKILAISSLKAPALWAGIRHHVNVSGEAELLSSHFPEAEKWLQGILKQEQNNHLARRQLQQLTDLLPQGNNRQAVSEYIRHQFGQTVLSALTQAQLEQVLTRLQQGQITIPQPVQTTTTARSLLPAEHSTLSQQVVKLSVANGESPISVWETLHNLVGLKDGDPIPAKHYPLLTQYLQARQQLVGQSSLPLPQLLQGLKHPASGQEIEQAAVYCQQHYQLTADMPLSRVQAQDLLNVLFSHRAGFGWRPPHGALTSGPTPIYHPAPPTAGETGWWPISPRLTLVMIGVALLFLFFIW from the coding sequence ATGCAGCCACTTAGCGGCCCTCGCGGATTTACCGACGGTCCACTCCGTCACGATTCAACCTCCCCGAATAGTTTAAAAGCTAAGCCGTTGCACAGTGAAGCGTTAACTTCAGCACAACGTACTGCACTAGAGCGCATCATTGTTAAAATTCTGGCGATCAGTAGTTTGAAAGCCCCCGCGCTGTGGGCCGGAATCCGCCATCACGTTAATGTCAGTGGGGAAGCTGAACTGCTTTCGTCTCACTTTCCTGAAGCAGAAAAGTGGTTACAAGGTATCCTCAAACAAGAACAGAATAATCATCTGGCACGCCGACAATTACAACAGCTCACCGACCTCCTCCCTCAGGGTAATAATCGGCAAGCTGTGAGTGAATATATTCGTCATCAATTTGGGCAGACAGTATTAAGTGCTCTGACGCAGGCGCAACTTGAACAAGTATTAACGCGCCTTCAACAAGGACAGATCACGATTCCCCAACCGGTGCAAACGACTACCACTGCACGAAGCCTACTGCCTGCAGAGCACTCTACACTCAGTCAGCAAGTGGTAAAGTTATCTGTCGCGAACGGCGAGTCACCCATCAGTGTATGGGAAACGCTGCATAATTTGGTCGGTTTAAAAGATGGCGACCCTATTCCCGCGAAACACTACCCTTTATTGACCCAATATTTGCAAGCTCGCCAGCAGTTAGTGGGACAAAGCAGCCTCCCTCTGCCACAGTTATTACAAGGCTTAAAACATCCAGCAAGTGGCCAAGAAATAGAGCAAGCCGCCGTTTACTGCCAACAACATTATCAATTGACTGCGGACATGCCCTTATCACGAGTACAAGCGCAAGACTTACTTAATGTGCTCTTTAGCCACCGTGCCGGTTTTGGTTGGCGACCACCTCATGGCGCATTAACCTCAGGCCCTACTCCTATTTATCATCCTGCTCCGCCAACAGCTGGAGAAACAGGCTGGTGGCCTATTTCTCCACGCTTGACGTTAGTAATGATTGGCGTAGCCCTGCTTTTCTTATTTTTTATCTGGTGA
- a CDS encoding rhodanese-like domain-containing protein has protein sequence MTNTPFTFAEPTQSAAYLAAKLAYYIDAWDLAESCQRKTEECIVLDVRSAEHYRRGHIPGAIHFPHREMNALTLAKLSKDANYVTYCDGIGCNGSTKGAFNLAQAGFRVKELIGGLDFWLRDNHPIIEGSEPSSWPTTANPVQCGC, from the coding sequence ATGACCAATACCCCTTTTACTTTTGCCGAGCCGACTCAGAGCGCCGCCTATTTAGCAGCGAAATTGGCCTATTATATTGATGCTTGGGACTTAGCGGAAAGCTGCCAGCGTAAAACCGAAGAATGCATCGTACTCGATGTTCGTTCTGCAGAACACTATCGTCGCGGCCATATCCCTGGTGCGATTCATTTCCCCCATCGTGAGATGAATGCACTAACCTTGGCGAAGTTATCTAAAGACGCTAACTATGTCACTTACTGTGATGGAATAGGATGTAACGGTTCGACCAAAGGGGCGTTCAACCTAGCGCAAGCTGGATTCAGGGTTAAGGAATTAATTGGCGGCTTAGATTTTTGGCTACGGGATAATCACCCGATAATCGAAGGGAGTGAGCCAAGTTCTTGGCCCACGACAGCAAATCCAGTGCAATGCGGTTGTTAG